The Vicia villosa cultivar HV-30 ecotype Madison, WI linkage group LG1, Vvil1.0, whole genome shotgun sequence genome includes a region encoding these proteins:
- the LOC131644305 gene encoding uncharacterized protein LOC131644305 yields the protein MVLGIRTKKSKKALSNSIQLHYIIHVYEIKPWPPSQSLRSVQSVLLQWENGDRNSGSLASSSIGSGKIEFNEPFKLSVSMIRDAKKEKFKKNYLEFQLYDRTVKSQLIGSSAVNFADFGIIKEARAICFQLNCKKSFKSSVQPLMYVSIQPFDEECSSSSPSSNLSKELSMEREERESVSQSIKDDDDDEDDDDNDDLEIASFTDDETDDIASDNLQTFRSDSKTIEGSSKIVEGGTKGTNGEYILPSEIITSSLHVNSKAESSSQINGVKSPSSSPVLRSGNGNVENGRPSSPKISKRSVKAADASSQIQERIQESPSSSPVLRSGIGNVENGRPSSPKISKRSVKVADASSEIHERIEQSSSSSPVLLPGIGNVENGRPSSPKISKRSVKVADASSEIHERIQQSPSSSLVLRPGIGNVENDRPSSPKISKRSVNVADASSEIQERIEQTPSSSPVLRPGVGNVENGRPSSPKISKRSVKVADASSEIQERIQQSRWQDISVDRFKAVSPSSNIPSSTRPHFETSSQSQVLPEDSVSQEDSTENRRYKGYVPKKVGSVSNTSVMEDKEKKEKGRKGREQFTGSNGNFENVLDNNFSDDESTRTKKLNTDSLLLSKKLHERPITFVTNEKSEDMRSKKFPLQTTESYGQYIGSQNLDQEEKINTFNGAHVAAACRKDINVNGSSFIDNSELKAEVERLREELREAAALEASMYSVIAEHGSSNKVHAPARRLSRFYFHARRVGSPAKIDNAAQSVVSGFVLVSKACGNDVPRLTFWFSNLLLLRAIVSEGVENKDLGNSQCLNDDKEKENTEEYFHGWLEPETFLVALEKVEAWMFSRIIESVWWQTLTPYMQSAAAKSSNSRKTYSKRYTIGDHDQGNFSIDLWKRAFKDACERLCPLRAGGLECGCLHVISRMVMEQLVNRLDVAMFNAILRESADEMPTDPISDPISDSKVLPIASGKSGFGAGAQLKNAVGDWSRWLSDLFGIDDCDSHEDNNENDDIKYESSFKPFPLLNTLSDLMMLPFEMLADRSMRKEVCPRLGISLIKQVVNNFVPDEFTPGPVPNAVIEALNNEDIADDEGSISSFPCTAGSTFYAPPPASSVVSMLKEVGTPSQRSGSFMLKKLYTSDDELDELDSPLSALGMDDSKKMFAVVKEGRKVVRYELLKEVWKSSE from the exons ATGGTTTTGGGAATAAGAACTAAGAAGAGTAAAAAAGCGCTTTCGAATTCGATTCAACTTCATTACATTATTCATGTTTACGAGATCAAACCATGGCCGCCTTCACAATCACTCAGGTCTGTTCAATCTGTGCTCTTGCAATGGGAGAACGGTGACCGAAATTCCGGCTCTCTGGCCTCCTCTAGTATTGGCAGCGGGAAAATTGAGTTTAATGAACCGTTCAAGCTTTCGGTGTCGATGATTAGAGACGCGAAGAAGGAGAAGTTTAAGAAGAATTATTTGGAGTTTCAGTTGTATGATAGGACAGTGAAGAGCCAGCTTATAGGTTCATCTGCGGTGAATTTTGCGGATTTTGGGATTATTAAGGAGGCTAGAGCGATATGTTTTCAGTTGAATTGTAAGAAGAGTTTTAAGAGCTCGGTGCAGCCGTTGATGTATGTTAGTATTCAGCCGTTTGATGAAGAGTGTTCGAGCTCATCGCCAAGTAGCAATTTGTCGAAAGAGTTGTCGATGGAAAGGGAAGAGAGGGAATCTGTGTCACAGTCAAttaaagatgatgatgatgatgaggatgatgacGATAATGATGATCTTGAAATTGCTTCTTTTACTGATGATGAAACTGATGACATTGCTTCAGATAATTTGCAAACTTTCAGATCAGATTCGAAGACTATAGAAG GCAGCAGCAAAATTGTTGAAGGAGGAACAAAGGGAACTAATGGAGAATATATTCTACCATCAGAAATTATCACGTCTAGCTTACATGTAAACTCAAAGGCTGAATCATCCTCACAGATCAATGGCGTCAAATCTCCCTCTTCGTCTCCGGTTCTGCGCTCGGGTAACGGAAATGTTGAAAATGGTAGGCCTTCTTCACCTAAAATTTCTAAGAGAAGTGTCAAGGCTGCTGATGCAAGTTCTCAAATTCAAGAAAGGATTCAAGAATCTCCCTCTTCATCTCCAGTTCTACGCTCAGGTATCGGAAATGTTGAAAATGGTAGGCCCTCTTCGCCTAAAATTTCTAAGAGAAGTGTCAAGGTTGCTGATGCAAGTTCTGAAATTCATGAAAGGATTGAACAATCTTCCTCTTCGTCTCCGGTTTTACTCCCGGGTATCGGAAATGTTGAAAATGGTAGGCCTTCTTCACCTAAAATTTCTAAGAGGAGTGTCAAGGTTGCTGATGCAAGTTCTGAAATTCATGAAAGGATTCAACAATCTCCCTCTTCGTCTCTGGTTTTACGCCCGGGGATCGGAAATGTTGAAAATGATAGGCCTTCTTCACCTAAAATTTCTAAGAGAAGTGTCAATGTTGCTGATGCAAGTTCTGAAATTCAAGAAAGGATTGAACAAACTCCCTCTTCGTCTCCGGTTTTACGCCCGGGTGTCGGAAATGTTGAAAATGGTAGGCCTTCTTCACCTAAAATTTCTAAGAGAAGTGTCAAGGTTGCTGATGCAAGTTCTGAAATTCAAGAAAGGATTCAACAATCCCGTTGGCAAGATATTTCTGTTGATAGGTTCAAAGCCGTATCTCCATCTTCAAACATTCCATCAAGTACGAGACCACATTTTGAAACATCTTCCCAATCTCAAGTGCTACCGGAGGATAGTGTAAGTCAAGAAGATAGCACAGAAAACAGGAGATATAAAGGATATGTTCCCAAGAAAGTTGGCAGTGTTTCTAACACTAGTGTGATGGAGGACAAAGAGAAAAAGGAAAAGGGAAGAAAAGGACGAGAACAATTCACTGGGAGTAATGGAAATTTTGAAAATGTGCTTGACAATAATTTTTCAGATGATGAATCTACAAggacaaaaaaattaaatactgATTCTCTTCTGCTAAGTAAAAAATTACATGAACGACCAATAACTTTTGTGACAAATGAGAAATCAGAGGATATGAGAAGTAAAAAGTTTCCCTTACAAACTACTGAGAGCTATGGGCAGTACATCGGGAGTCAGAACCTAGATcaggaagagaaaataaatacttttaatGGTGCTCATGTTGCTGCTGCTTGTCGTAAAGATATTAATGTGAATGGTAGTTCTTTTATTGATAATTCTGAATTGAAGGCCGAAGTTGAACGGCTTCGTGAAGAGTTGAGAGAAGCTGCTGCTCTTGAAGCTTCAATGTACTCAGTTATTGCTGAACATGGCTCATCAAACAAGGTTCACGCACCTGCTCGGCGCTTGTCTAGATTCTATTTCCATGCTCGCAGAGTTGGCTCCCCTGCTAAAATAGATAATGCAGCCCAGAGCGTTGTCTCGGGATTTGTTTTGGTTTCCAAAGCTTGTGGAAATGATGTTCCAAG GTTGACATTCTGGTTCTCAAACCTACTATTGCTAAGAGCAATTGTGAGCGAAGGAGTTGAAAATAAAGACCTTGGTAATAGTCAGTGCCTCAATgatgacaaagaaaaagaaaatacagaAGAATACTTTCATGGCTGGCTGGAGCCAGAGACTTTTTTAGTTGCTTTGGAAAAGGTTGAAGCATGGATGTTCTCTCGAATTATTGAGTCAGTGTGGTGGCAG ACTCTTACTCCATACATGCAGTCCGCGGCAGCTAAGAGCTCTAACTCTAGGAAAACCTATAGTAAGAGATATACTATTGGTGATCATGATCAAGGAAACTTTTCTATTGATTTATGGAAAAGAGCTTTCAAGGATGCATGTGAAAGGCTTTGTCCTCTTCGAGCTGGAGGGCTTGAGTGTGGCTGCTTGCATGTGATATCTAGAATG GTGATGGAACAGTTGGTTAATAGACTTGATGTGGCAATGTTCAATGCTATTCTTCGGGAATCAGCCGATGAAATGCCCACCGATCCTATATCTGACCCTATAAGTGATTCTAAGGTTCTTCCTATTGCATCTGGAAAATCAGGCTTTGGCGCTGGTGCGCAACTGAAGAATGCT GTTGGTGACTGGTCAAGATGGCTTTCAGATTTGTTTGGCATTGATGATTGCGACTCTCATGAAGATAACAATGAAAATGATGACATAAAATATGAATCCTCCTTCAAACCTTTCCCTCTCTTGAACACGTTGAGTGATCTAATGATGCTTCCTTTCGAAATGCTTGCAGACAGATCTATGAGAAAAGAG GTATGTCCTAGACTAGGCATATCATTGATAAAACAGGTCGTCAACAATTTTGTCCCTGATGAGTTTACCCCTGGACCTGTCCCGAATGCTGTTATCGAGGCATTGAACAATGAG GATATTGCAGATGATGAAGGGTCCATCTCAAGCTTTCCATGCACTGCTGGTTCCACATTCTATGCACCTCCACCAGCTTCTTCAGTTGTGAGCATGCTAAAAGAAGTGGGAACCCCTTCACAAAGAAGCGGATCATTTATGCTTAAAAAGTTATACACAAGTGATGATGAACTCGATGAATTAGATTCACCACTTTCTGCTCTTGGCATGGATGACTCTAAGAAAATGTTTGCAGTAGTAAAGGAAGGTCGTAAGGTTGTCCGATATGAGCTTTTGAAAGAAGTATGGAAGAGTAGTGAATGA